A DNA window from Impatiens glandulifera chromosome 7, dImpGla2.1, whole genome shotgun sequence contains the following coding sequences:
- the LOC124944908 gene encoding uncharacterized protein LOC124944908: MASVSSFTPQRFISLSSPKPNPIQLHQIKNLSISSFNTQFRHNLLKIKQKDRLIVSSVFNDERDVIPLQSTDSTDQPDSVLVGTEREIQGGEILSQVVAGFASEGRLSLEGGGGEFQSFSSSSADGNDQEEDVNKLIDRSINACIVLAAGTFAITKLLTIDHDYWHGWTLYEILRYAPQHNWTAYEEALKSNPVFAKMVISGVVYSVGDWIAQCYEGKPIFEFDRARMFRSGIVGFTLHGSLSHYYYEICEVIFPFHDWWVVPVKVAFDQTIWSAIWNSIYYTVVGLLRMDSPSNIFKELRATFFPMLTAGWKLWPFAHLITYGVIPVEQRLLWVDCVELIWVTILSTYSNEKSESRTLDLPAGTSPQGPQQSAGPPEE, encoded by the exons ATGGCGTCTGTAAGTAGCTTCACGCCACAgagattcatctctctctcctCTCCAAAACCAAACCCTATCCAACTTCACCAGATCAAGAACCTTTCAATCTCTTCCTTCAACACTCAATTCCGCCACAATCtactcaaaatcaaacaaaaagacCGTCTAATAGTCAGTTCCGTTTTCAACGACGAACGAGATGTTATTCCACTACAGAGCACCGACTCAACAGACCAGCCAGACAGTGTTCTCGTCGGAACTGAGAGAGAAATCCAAGGAGGAGAGATTCTGAGTCAAGTAGTCGCTGGATTTGCGTCCGAAGGAAGATTATCACTCGAAGGCGGCGGCGGTGAATTCCAGAGtttctcatcatcatcagctGATGGAAACGATCAGGAAGAAGATGTTAACAAGTTAATCGATAGATCGATTAACGCTTGTATTGTTCTCGCTGCTGGAACTTTCGCCATTACTAAACTTCTTACAATCGACCACGATTACTGGCAC GGATGGACTCTATACGAGATATTGAGATACGCACCTCAACATAACTGGACAGCTTATGAAGAAGCACTAAAATCAAATCCAGTTTTCGCTAAAATGGTGATTAGTGGTGTTGTGTATTCAGTAGGAGATTGGATTGCACAG TGTTATGAAGGAAAACCTATCTTTGAATTTGATCGAGCTCGAATGTTCAGATCAGGGATAGTAGGGTTTACATTACACGGATCACTTTCTCATTACTATTACGAGATCTGCGAAGTGATATTTCCATTTCATGATTGGTGGGTAGTTCCAGTTAAGGTTGCTTTTGATCAAACGATATGGTCTGCAATTTGGAATAGCATTTACTATACAGTAGTTGGATTATTGCGGATGGATTCGCCTTCAAATATCTTTAAGGAATTGAGAGCAACATTCTTTCCTATGTTGACT GCAGGGTGGAAACTATGGCCATTTGCTCATCTGATTACTTATGGCGTTATTCCGGTTGAACAAAGGCTTCTTTGGGTTGACTGCGTAGAACTCATTTGGGTCACAATTCTATCAAC ATATTCAAATGAGAAATCCGAATCAAGAACATTGGATTTGCCAGCCGGAACAAGTCCACAAGGACCCCAACAATCTGCAGGTCCTCCCGAG